A section of the Macadamia integrifolia cultivar HAES 741 chromosome 9, SCU_Mint_v3, whole genome shotgun sequence genome encodes:
- the LOC122088345 gene encoding wall-associated receptor kinase-like 20 codes for MMKVVVILVSMFFIPLALSSALDQCSNCGNMEVPYPLSTSDNCGVSNYRVSCNNGSLEFLSERNSYYKILSIDADASRFIISPPKIERKKCYSSDLLVKGLKINESSPFSISKRNTVMLFNCSNIVLYSPLNCSSNSLCRQYEEKIKEGRGCRNTLCCTYLKDSSITSHFIRLRVGGCTAYTSVVDLKAGDPPTSWNYGIELQWVPPNFC; via the coding sequence ATGATGAAGGTGGTGGTGATCCTGGTTTCTATGTTCTTCATTCCATTAGCTCTTTCATCTGCCCTTGACCAGTGCTCCAATTGTGGCAACATGGAGGTTCCATACCCTCTTAGCACATCTGACAACTGTGGAGTTTCTAATTACAGAGTCTCCTGCAACAATGGCAGCTTAGAGTTCTTATCTGAAAGGAACTCTTACTATAAGATACTGAGCATTGATGCAGATGCTTCAAGGTTTATAATTAGCCCACCaaagatagaaagaaagaagtgtTACTCATCTGACCTTTTGGTTAAAGGATTAAAGATCAATGAGAGCTCTCCATTTAGTATATCTAAGCGCAATACAGTTATGTtatttaattgctcaaataTTGTCCTTTATTCACCTTTGAATTGTTCTTCAAACAGTCTGTGTAGGCAGTATGAGGAGAAGATTAAGGAAGGGAGAGGCTGCCGAAACACTCTATGCTGTACTTACTTGAAGGATTCATCCATAACTTCACATTTTATCAGACTCAGGGTTGGAGGTTGCACTGCATATACAAGTGTAGTGGACTTGAAGGCTGGAGACCCTCCAACTTCTTGGAATTATGGTATTGAGCTACAATGGGTTCCACCTAATTTTTGTTAA
- the LOC122089907 gene encoding probable protein phosphatase 2C 5, giving the protein MEVSVMKTPLVPLATLIGRELRNEKVEKPSIKYGQAALAKKGEDYFLIRPDCQRIPGNTASSFSVFAIFDGHNGISAAIYAKENLLNNVMSAIPQGIGREEWLQSLPRALVAGFVKTDIEFQRRGETSGTTVTLVVIDGFTVTVASVGDSRCILDTHGGLVSLLTVDHRLEENPEERERVTASGGAVGRLNVYGGTEVGPLRCWPGGLCLSRSIGDMDVGEFIVPIPYVKQVKLSNAGGRLIIASDGIWDALSSELAAQSCRGLPAELAAKLVVKEALRSRGLKDDTTCLVVDIIPSEQSVLAPTPKKKLNKLGSFIFGKRSLSSMSKSTSKRSSVGVVEELFEEGSAILVERLGKDFPKTNSGIFRCAVCQVDQPPSDGLSVNSGSFFSPASQPWEGPFLCTNCRMKKDAMEGKRRSPTTVTT; this is encoded by the exons ATGGAAGTTTCAGTGATGAAGACTCCCTTGGTTCCACTAGCTACCTTGATCGGTCGCGAGCTCAGGAATGAGAAGGTTGAGAAACCTTCCATCAAATATGGACAGGCTGCTCTAGCTAAGAAAGGGGAGGATTACTTTCTTATCAGACCAGATTGTCAGAGGATTCCGGGGAATACAGCTTCGTCCTTCTCAGTGTTTGCG ATCTTTGATGGGCACAATGGCATCTCAGCTGCTATATATGCCAAGGAGAATCTGCTAAATAATGTTATGAGTGCGATTCCTCAAGGCATTGGTAGGGAAGAGTGGCTTCAATCCCTCCCTCGGGCATTGGTGGCAGGTTTTGTGAAGACTGACATAGAGTTTCAAAGGAGAG GAGAAACCTCTGGTACAACAGTTACCCTTGTTGTGATTGATGGATTTACGGTGACAGTTGCATCTGTGGGGGATTCGCGATGCATATTGGATACACATGGGGGACTGGTTTCTCTTTTGACGGTTGATCACAGGCTAGAAGAGAATCCTGAAGAAAGGGAGCGTGTGACTGCAAGTGGTGGTGCAGTGGGAAGACTTAACGTTTATGGAGGTACAGAg GTGGGCCCCCTTCGCTGCTGGCCTGGAGGATTATGCCTTTCAAGGTCAATTGGTGATATGGATGTTGGGGAATTCATTGTCCCTATACCATATGTTAAGCAAGTTAAG CTTTCAAATGCTGGGGGAAGGTTAATTATTGCTTCTGATGGAATCTGGGATGCTTTGTCATCTGAGCTGGCTGCACAATCATGCCGGGGTTTACCTGCGGAGCTTGCTGCAAAGCTCGTTGTGAAG GAAGCTCTGAGGTCAAGAGGTCTAAAAGATGATACAACCTGCCTAGTTGTTGACATCATTCCATCCGAACAATCTGTTCTGGCACCAACTCCAAAGAAGAAACTGAATAAACTTGGTTCGTTTATCTTTGGGAAACGATCTCTGAGTTCTATGAGTAAATCAACTAGCAAGCGTTCCTCTGTTGGGGTTGTGGAGGAGCTGTTTGAAGAGGGTTCTGCAATACTTGTGGAAAG GTTGGGTAAGGATTTTCCCAAGACAAACTCAGGAATATTCAGGTGTGCAGTGTGCCAAGTGGATCAACCGCCAAGTGATGGCTTGTCTGTTAATTCTGGATCTTTCTTCTCACCTGCATCACAGCCTTGGGAAGGTCCATTCCTTTGCACAAACTGTCGAATGAAGAAGGATGCCATGGAAGGAAAACGGCGAAGCCCAACGACAGTGACCAcatag
- the LOC122090038 gene encoding kinesin-like protein KIN-14I isoform X2, with protein sequence MATEGILSFSMASVVEDVLQQHGTRLSDIDLASRKAEEAAFRRYEAAGWLRKMVGLVAAKDLPAEPSEDEFRLGLRSGIILCNVLNKVQPGAVPKVVESSSDTVNVPDGAALSAYQYFENVRNFLIVVQEIGLPTFEASDLEQGGKSSRIVNCVLELKSYSDSKQFGGKWKFGGSIKSASSGKYVVRKNSELFTNSLSRSQSTSERSMDGLSPQPSSNGDLAHALTEMTTTQSVNMLVRAALSDKNPEEVPALVESLLSKVMEEFERRLASQNELMKTAALDLTKTGGDKTLLRTASCEVKVEVNDENVAKMIKKKSLHEKSIHDEESKKQIMKQQMLLDRQQRDIHELRHTLSTTKAGMHFMQMKCLEEFNTLGRHMHGLAVASSGYHRVLEENRKLYNQVQDLKGSIRVYCRVRPFLPGQPNRLSNVDHIEEGNITILTPSKYGKEGRRSFTFNKVFGPTASQEEVFSDTRPLIRSVLDGYNVCIFAYGQTGSGKTHTMTGPRELTEKSQGVNYRALNDLFLLSEQRKDSFCYDVSVQMIEIYNEQVRDLLVTDGFNKRLEIRNSAQGGLNVPDANLVPVASTFDVLDLMNLGQRNRAVSSTALNDRSSRSHSCLTVHVQGRDLTSGAVLRGCMHLVDLAGSERVDKSEVTGDRLKEAQHINKSLSALGDVISSLAQKNSHVPYRNSKLTQLLQDSLGGQAKTLMFVHISPEADAIGETISTLKFAERVSTVELGAARVNKDSTDVKELKEQIASLKAALARKEEEPEHLQHSIPYTPEQHIFKLSESPVFKPSGSPLHNNRQIGGDVSSAHSDSRQPMEDVGNIEVRNNFVTMSKRSTSLDPQELLMHSSSWPPVSGLERNFQKEDEKETGSGDWVDKVMVNKQEVVYGDEKPLGCWDGENGQLPEHFYQRFLLDSKVYPEKRYNRVGGNRKESQDFDLQRSRFDTATTYDSDELEVATSDSSEPDMLWQFNNPKVTRIPNGVGSKIKKPQPKAYKSPEIRSSIPTLSPSPSRKSSNGVGPPVHRSGRQPASVDMKRRAGNGK encoded by the exons ATGGCGACAGAGGGGATTTTATCATTTTCTATGGCTTCTGTTGTGGAGGATGTTCTACAGCAGCATGGGACTCGATTGAGCGACATTGATTTAGCATCGAGGAAAGCAGAGGAAGCAG CATTTAGAAGGTATGAGGCTGCGGGATGGCTGCGAAAGATGGTCGGATTGGTTGCTGCCAAAGATTTGCCGGCTGAGCCATCTGAGGATGAATTTAGGCTTGGGTTACGAAGTGGAATTATCCTCTGCAATGTTCTCAACAAGGTTCAACCTGGTGCAGTGCCAAAG GTTGTGGAAAGTTCATCTGATACTGTTAATGTCCCTGATGGAGCTGCTTTATCAGCAtatcaatattttgaaaatgtgaGGAATTTCCTCATAGTTGTGCAGGAGATTGGGCTTCCTACCTTTGAGGCATCCGATCTGGAACAG GGAGGGAAATCTTCACGGATTGTAAACTGTGTTCTGGAACTTAAATCCTATAGTGACTCCAAACAGTTTGGTGGAAAGTGGAAATTTGGAGGAAGTATAAAATCTGCCAGCTCAGGTAAATATGTCGTAAGGAAAAATTCTGAACTTTTCACAAACTCATTGTCAAGGAGCCAATCAACGAGTGAGAGATCCATGGATGGTTTATCCCCTCAACCAAGCTCAAATGGTGATCTTGCTCATGCTCTTACTGAAATG ACTACCACTCAATCCGTGAATATGCTTGTACGTGCAGCTCTATCGGACAAGAACCCTGAGGAAGTTCCAGCG TTAGTGGAGTCATTGCTAAGTAAGGTTATGGAGGAGTTTGAACGTCGTCTTGCAAGTCAAAATGAGCTG ATGAAAACAGCTGCATTGGATCTGACTAAAACTGGTGGAGACAAAACCCTTTTAAGGACTGCTTCTTGTGAAGTGAAG GTGGAGGTGAATGATGAGAACGTGGCAAAGATGATCAAAAAGAAATCCTTACATGAAAAATCTATCCATGATGAGGAGTCAAAAAAGCAGATTATGAAGCAACAGATGCTCCTTGATCGGCAACAAAGAGATATTCAT gAGCTCAGGCATACTCTCTCTACAACAAAAGCTGGGATGCACTTTATGCAGATGAAGTGCCTTGAGGAGTTCAACACTCTTG GTAGACACATGCATGGTCTAGCTGTCGCTTCCTCTGGATACCATAGAGTTCTTGAAGAAAACCGTAAACTATATAATCAAGTGCAAGACCTTAAAG GAAGTATCAGGGTCTACTGTCGAGTCAGACCCTTCTTGCCAGGGCAACCAAACCGTTTGAGCAATGTGGATCATATAGAAGAAGGAAATATTACAATCCTCACCCCTTCAAAATATGGAAAAGAGGGACGTAGATCATTCACTTTCAACAAAGTTTTTGGTCCAACTGCATCTCAAG AGGAAGTCTTCTCAGATACTCGACCCCTAATTCGatcagttcttgatggttaCAATGTTTGCATATTTGCATATGGGCAGACAGGATCAGGAAAAACCCACACTATG ACAGGGCCACGTGAGCTTACAGAGAAAAGCCAAGGTGTAAATTACAGGGCGTTGAATGATTTGTTTCTTCTCTCAGAACAAAGAAAGGATAGCTTTTGCTATGATGTTTCTGTTCAGATGATTGAGATATATAATGAACAAGTCAGAGACCTCCTGGTTACTGATGGTTTTAACAAAAG ATTAGAAATTCGTAACAGTGCTCAAGGGGGACTCAATGTACCAGATGCAAATCTTGTACCTGTTGCATCAACATTTGATGTTCTTGACCTGATGAACCTTGGACAAAGGAATCGTGCAGTGAGTTCAACAGCCCTCAACGACCGTAGTAGTCGCTCTCATAG TTGCCTGACAGTTCATGTTCAAGGTAGAGACCTGACATCTGGAGCTGTTCTCCGTGGGTGCATGCACTTGGTTGACCTGGCTGGGAGTGAAAGGGTTGACAAATCTGAAGTTACAGGAGATAGACTAAAAGAAGCGCAGCATATTAACAAATCACTTTCTGCTCTAGGCGACGTGATCTCGTCCCTCGCCCAAAAGAATTCACATGTTCCTTACAGGAACAGTAAACTCACACAACTGCTTCAAGATTCTCTAG GAGGACAAGCCAAGACATTAATGTTTGTTCACATTAGCCCTGAAGCTGATGCTATTGGGGAGACAATTAGTACGCTCAAGTTTGCTGAGCGGGTTTCTACTGTTGAGCTTGGTGCTGCCCGAGTAAACAAAGATAGTACAGATGTCAAAGAGCTCAAAGAGCAG ATTGCTAGTCTTAAGGCAGCATTAGCAAGGAAAGAGGAAGAACCCGAGCACCTCCAACATTCCATACCCTACACTCCTGAACAACACATATTTAAGCTTAGTGAATCACCTGTATTTAAGCCTAGTGGATCACCTTTGCATAATAACAGACAGATTGGAGGAGATGTGTCTAGTGCTCACAGCGACAGCCGGCAACCAATGGAGGATGTAGGAAACATAGAG GTAAGGAATAATTTTGTGACAATGTCAAAGAGGTCAACAAGCCTTGATCCACAGGAACTATTGATGCATTCATCTTCCTGGCCACCAGTCAGTGGCCTTGAACGGAATTTTCAAAAGGAGGATGAGAAGGAAACAGGGTCTGGGGATTGGGTTGATAAGGTCATGGTGAACAAGCAAGAAGTTGTATATGGAGATGAAAAACCACTGGGGTGTTGGGATGGTGAAAATGGCCAGTTGCCTGAGCATTTCTATCAGAGATTTCTCCTGGATTCAAAGGTATACCCAGAAAAGCGATACAATAGAGTCGGAGGTAACAGAAAGGAGAGCCAAGATTTTGATCTTCAGAGAAGCCGGTTTGACACGGCTACCACTTATGATTCTGATGAGCTCGAGGTTGCAACTAGCGATTCATCTGAGCCGGACATGCTTTGGCAATTCAATAATCCTAAAGTGACCAGAATACCAAATGGAGTTGGGTCAAAGATCAAGAAACCTCAACCCAAGGCATATAAAAGCCCTGAAATAAG GAGTTCAATTCCTACATTAAGTCCTTCACCTTCACGGAAATCATCAAATGGAGTTGGCCCACCTGTACATCGGAGTGGAAGGCAGCCAGCTTCTGTTGACATGAAGCGCAGAGCTGGAAATGGGAAGTAA
- the LOC122090038 gene encoding kinesin-like protein KIN-14I isoform X1 has product MATEGILSFSMASVVEDVLQQHGTRLSDIDLASRKAEEAAFRRYEAAGWLRKMVGLVAAKDLPAEPSEDEFRLGLRSGIILCNVLNKVQPGAVPKVVESSSDTVNVPDGAALSAYQYFENVRNFLIVVQEIGLPTFEASDLEQGGKSSRIVNCVLELKSYSDSKQFGGKWKFGGSIKSASSGKYVVRKNSELFTNSLSRSQSTSERSMDGLSPQPSSNGDLAHALTEMTTTQSVNMLVRAALSDKNPEEVPALVESLLSKVMEEFERRLASQNELQMKTAALDLTKTGGDKTLLRTASCEVKVEVNDENVAKMIKKKSLHEKSIHDEESKKQIMKQQMLLDRQQRDIHELRHTLSTTKAGMHFMQMKCLEEFNTLGRHMHGLAVASSGYHRVLEENRKLYNQVQDLKGSIRVYCRVRPFLPGQPNRLSNVDHIEEGNITILTPSKYGKEGRRSFTFNKVFGPTASQEEVFSDTRPLIRSVLDGYNVCIFAYGQTGSGKTHTMTGPRELTEKSQGVNYRALNDLFLLSEQRKDSFCYDVSVQMIEIYNEQVRDLLVTDGFNKRLEIRNSAQGGLNVPDANLVPVASTFDVLDLMNLGQRNRAVSSTALNDRSSRSHSCLTVHVQGRDLTSGAVLRGCMHLVDLAGSERVDKSEVTGDRLKEAQHINKSLSALGDVISSLAQKNSHVPYRNSKLTQLLQDSLGGQAKTLMFVHISPEADAIGETISTLKFAERVSTVELGAARVNKDSTDVKELKEQIASLKAALARKEEEPEHLQHSIPYTPEQHIFKLSESPVFKPSGSPLHNNRQIGGDVSSAHSDSRQPMEDVGNIEVRNNFVTMSKRSTSLDPQELLMHSSSWPPVSGLERNFQKEDEKETGSGDWVDKVMVNKQEVVYGDEKPLGCWDGENGQLPEHFYQRFLLDSKVYPEKRYNRVGGNRKESQDFDLQRSRFDTATTYDSDELEVATSDSSEPDMLWQFNNPKVTRIPNGVGSKIKKPQPKAYKSPEIRSSIPTLSPSPSRKSSNGVGPPVHRSGRQPASVDMKRRAGNGK; this is encoded by the exons ATGGCGACAGAGGGGATTTTATCATTTTCTATGGCTTCTGTTGTGGAGGATGTTCTACAGCAGCATGGGACTCGATTGAGCGACATTGATTTAGCATCGAGGAAAGCAGAGGAAGCAG CATTTAGAAGGTATGAGGCTGCGGGATGGCTGCGAAAGATGGTCGGATTGGTTGCTGCCAAAGATTTGCCGGCTGAGCCATCTGAGGATGAATTTAGGCTTGGGTTACGAAGTGGAATTATCCTCTGCAATGTTCTCAACAAGGTTCAACCTGGTGCAGTGCCAAAG GTTGTGGAAAGTTCATCTGATACTGTTAATGTCCCTGATGGAGCTGCTTTATCAGCAtatcaatattttgaaaatgtgaGGAATTTCCTCATAGTTGTGCAGGAGATTGGGCTTCCTACCTTTGAGGCATCCGATCTGGAACAG GGAGGGAAATCTTCACGGATTGTAAACTGTGTTCTGGAACTTAAATCCTATAGTGACTCCAAACAGTTTGGTGGAAAGTGGAAATTTGGAGGAAGTATAAAATCTGCCAGCTCAGGTAAATATGTCGTAAGGAAAAATTCTGAACTTTTCACAAACTCATTGTCAAGGAGCCAATCAACGAGTGAGAGATCCATGGATGGTTTATCCCCTCAACCAAGCTCAAATGGTGATCTTGCTCATGCTCTTACTGAAATG ACTACCACTCAATCCGTGAATATGCTTGTACGTGCAGCTCTATCGGACAAGAACCCTGAGGAAGTTCCAGCG TTAGTGGAGTCATTGCTAAGTAAGGTTATGGAGGAGTTTGAACGTCGTCTTGCAAGTCAAAATGAGCTG CAGATGAAAACAGCTGCATTGGATCTGACTAAAACTGGTGGAGACAAAACCCTTTTAAGGACTGCTTCTTGTGAAGTGAAG GTGGAGGTGAATGATGAGAACGTGGCAAAGATGATCAAAAAGAAATCCTTACATGAAAAATCTATCCATGATGAGGAGTCAAAAAAGCAGATTATGAAGCAACAGATGCTCCTTGATCGGCAACAAAGAGATATTCAT gAGCTCAGGCATACTCTCTCTACAACAAAAGCTGGGATGCACTTTATGCAGATGAAGTGCCTTGAGGAGTTCAACACTCTTG GTAGACACATGCATGGTCTAGCTGTCGCTTCCTCTGGATACCATAGAGTTCTTGAAGAAAACCGTAAACTATATAATCAAGTGCAAGACCTTAAAG GAAGTATCAGGGTCTACTGTCGAGTCAGACCCTTCTTGCCAGGGCAACCAAACCGTTTGAGCAATGTGGATCATATAGAAGAAGGAAATATTACAATCCTCACCCCTTCAAAATATGGAAAAGAGGGACGTAGATCATTCACTTTCAACAAAGTTTTTGGTCCAACTGCATCTCAAG AGGAAGTCTTCTCAGATACTCGACCCCTAATTCGatcagttcttgatggttaCAATGTTTGCATATTTGCATATGGGCAGACAGGATCAGGAAAAACCCACACTATG ACAGGGCCACGTGAGCTTACAGAGAAAAGCCAAGGTGTAAATTACAGGGCGTTGAATGATTTGTTTCTTCTCTCAGAACAAAGAAAGGATAGCTTTTGCTATGATGTTTCTGTTCAGATGATTGAGATATATAATGAACAAGTCAGAGACCTCCTGGTTACTGATGGTTTTAACAAAAG ATTAGAAATTCGTAACAGTGCTCAAGGGGGACTCAATGTACCAGATGCAAATCTTGTACCTGTTGCATCAACATTTGATGTTCTTGACCTGATGAACCTTGGACAAAGGAATCGTGCAGTGAGTTCAACAGCCCTCAACGACCGTAGTAGTCGCTCTCATAG TTGCCTGACAGTTCATGTTCAAGGTAGAGACCTGACATCTGGAGCTGTTCTCCGTGGGTGCATGCACTTGGTTGACCTGGCTGGGAGTGAAAGGGTTGACAAATCTGAAGTTACAGGAGATAGACTAAAAGAAGCGCAGCATATTAACAAATCACTTTCTGCTCTAGGCGACGTGATCTCGTCCCTCGCCCAAAAGAATTCACATGTTCCTTACAGGAACAGTAAACTCACACAACTGCTTCAAGATTCTCTAG GAGGACAAGCCAAGACATTAATGTTTGTTCACATTAGCCCTGAAGCTGATGCTATTGGGGAGACAATTAGTACGCTCAAGTTTGCTGAGCGGGTTTCTACTGTTGAGCTTGGTGCTGCCCGAGTAAACAAAGATAGTACAGATGTCAAAGAGCTCAAAGAGCAG ATTGCTAGTCTTAAGGCAGCATTAGCAAGGAAAGAGGAAGAACCCGAGCACCTCCAACATTCCATACCCTACACTCCTGAACAACACATATTTAAGCTTAGTGAATCACCTGTATTTAAGCCTAGTGGATCACCTTTGCATAATAACAGACAGATTGGAGGAGATGTGTCTAGTGCTCACAGCGACAGCCGGCAACCAATGGAGGATGTAGGAAACATAGAG GTAAGGAATAATTTTGTGACAATGTCAAAGAGGTCAACAAGCCTTGATCCACAGGAACTATTGATGCATTCATCTTCCTGGCCACCAGTCAGTGGCCTTGAACGGAATTTTCAAAAGGAGGATGAGAAGGAAACAGGGTCTGGGGATTGGGTTGATAAGGTCATGGTGAACAAGCAAGAAGTTGTATATGGAGATGAAAAACCACTGGGGTGTTGGGATGGTGAAAATGGCCAGTTGCCTGAGCATTTCTATCAGAGATTTCTCCTGGATTCAAAGGTATACCCAGAAAAGCGATACAATAGAGTCGGAGGTAACAGAAAGGAGAGCCAAGATTTTGATCTTCAGAGAAGCCGGTTTGACACGGCTACCACTTATGATTCTGATGAGCTCGAGGTTGCAACTAGCGATTCATCTGAGCCGGACATGCTTTGGCAATTCAATAATCCTAAAGTGACCAGAATACCAAATGGAGTTGGGTCAAAGATCAAGAAACCTCAACCCAAGGCATATAAAAGCCCTGAAATAAG GAGTTCAATTCCTACATTAAGTCCTTCACCTTCACGGAAATCATCAAATGGAGTTGGCCCACCTGTACATCGGAGTGGAAGGCAGCCAGCTTCTGTTGACATGAAGCGCAGAGCTGGAAATGGGAAGTAA